A genomic window from Pseudomonas marvdashtae includes:
- a CDS encoding TcdA/TcdB pore-forming domain-containing protein encodes MNDFVALSQYVEFSKLLSQEDLQGLLLPYKESEHYLAALRYHASCIEAQDSPRMLTPLALLKRTLDLFQANSRRRRAPNLRVSPDSAGGLAGAQSKIEDYEARLQHSLELLKQPATEVPKKLHFVWLGGGLGDIQLDYLRIWKKTMPDFSVNVWHDPDGLLVHETNRIIVEAAKADTWLSEENAVTSANDLADLYEARVTALKRQMFMHIQQALEQGKSADEARIDLLVSGYGRDEAVLHALKTENAQVMGSLKEENIQLRDVRKLQTFSRLEDFYNREMSLRGNLAAASDLARLVVVHAEGGVYSDVDFLPPLANDLAGIEVNQLMPDARLGVLQLLLNNNPHWMPGRGALLNRYEDYSKPIPAEHLEALERFAKSAPPLEKVFVPFTQGSAPADSLRLAKIEGGESNALIVAHPGSATCEAIIERLQTHYQALLAVEREAGKRNIEFFQADRIFELTGEVLKDEFNIVSNEASMGEDPATNLCLGISDYFSDGIRPKSQGSIFLTGPGAVRAGLLEYARRYSTPKVAEQVRKAIRLSTGFNNATEEEKDHSWTENAKSIDNWFTAEKARWTEGRMRARYAADLTELLKWRSIDFQQGWPVIEGRHVLSTDLLQQLADNLGEPFMTAMNLGHTGTVTFDRLIPLGFDDRQSIVAQSASAMPPASLSDSQTQPLTVSQVLHQLAEGDLDVSRLSPLQRLQLGALIGAKALDNRSFETVRPQLDNLINGFRKPGTVNDYATIERALFAHQAPAFVAGLASMADVLPRHDETALGLKKISLEQPLTLRQWGQHAARIQQAALHEYRVRVVMRLNDILSATDPDKFRSVPQDLLLQGPGDRVAGRCYPLSLVMAAAFSKGLGAVKTLCDRFDLAIVEHDTRDSAVFLHSLESMRDMRVGDVGSALARADLKGVVSILLNKPTGTLMLNSDNHAMLVAKTSEGKSSAYHFYDPNFGVFEFESATDFAEALEAFFVKQGMASQYAAYGDAARPSFDLIELDGARVTREVLPNSVRVSELLQPDALPGQSQRSVRQRVASARGQSLQDNPRLGSCLLTLDGHWWAQQIAETATHLQQMNKLKPELAPLFDTLEVLSDGTYRMSMIDPADSEHPIQIQTNDARVLRIKTYLTERFSTLANHPTVSNDPTAVGSVHTLNAGFAIQALMNALRGREGDARTLSWAVRLHAYVNYAQLTHGNVTDIVELVGLIRKALAQEKLIANTVAPVVKASVGTTASEATGGLLQLANVGFDIYQLANADSEVERAQFGTQLAFDSAGLVLSGAALGASVVGAATAGTMLGGASVILGGLAVGVAALAQGFATIAEEAKQVGLFFDEVEHAHLHPFKFNAGSNAWLPRPSLIVQTVDLARGVLVLDSPKLYPQRDHLGVPTLEWDYERAINIREGLRLPHQVGFAPPAGQGIVLPCTPQTCYLYEYKALPGATTRNDKGFDTGRRLEENTAGKWLFDFWGPWEYIVHRLFNPDFRPTRIDVVLDDNARSLVVPVLPANWHGLVSYQIQGAGNQCAVRLNPGVSVTFDSVRPLNSSWVLDAPGAKESDIRFESSGNKISIGEIEVSFTGTGQHGVLIRIGTEQLFQVDWSTRLLNVVEQVVPSGLDQQVLREHLKALNHQHRLVAPYTPVHDYLVPFEDPKENRRVIAWYDAKEDRFLYIRDELVGDEPTFLGAVVNGYAWFYDPKDLRICQVDATTGVLSRLYWLWGSMTEDAVIKSVEADAQGIIHVVQHITRKGGVHDELAYVIYDEQLLLTSVIRDLDTELETLLSASQHLSEWSKVLPDGYVYAPSFGNEHTYETVTWQPAPFVTVCWKPDEAYRDMAWVRRDDNLIIRPAPRPRHHRGWPDSIKHMTGLRLLAQAGEGDAFAIYDETYKAVCRRQRTVVDGIGQWSNRWMQTGNVKEVFVAHHGYVAATFDDVFFDLTSEGALVLGGVNNQWFKNQEQAWWPALEPLARRHSIERFALMGLTDSSGKTSLYAWYIDNRLLLVDSRQATQVRLLDVTPDGEAAWLFDVERGEVLRQSLIDLKQAGAAFGQGSRLLQADVLLEAEREWAPWRFIGLVADGPGLRGVTYEGLVVRLRDHEPAMITGVTHEWVVAQGGHEQEALERLASSPSHSALLTVEEPDNLTWFVARTGQVIRVPKAALPAAYEVLGTQRRNNVLLRESKKGTLLTFPREGQAGPLNYAQRKGEVMVVESQGTLLDDLLAVMPDDVTTVVLRVGQGAVTYRLSKSAWRRVGSVILDCRHSLGDVATTPGKVIWELEEPDQLLLSHVDEHLVIIDPNSGCSVVCREVFATDVNLRGEVVLDFGANRHYAVSTLVARLGALPDIQSVTTLEELLELSLETI; translated from the coding sequence ATGAATGATTTTGTCGCTTTAAGTCAGTATGTAGAGTTTAGTAAATTATTAAGTCAGGAAGATCTGCAAGGATTGCTGTTGCCTTATAAAGAATCTGAACACTATCTGGCTGCGCTCCGATATCACGCCAGTTGTATCGAGGCTCAGGACAGCCCTCGTATGCTGACGCCCCTGGCATTGCTGAAGCGCACGCTTGACTTGTTTCAAGCGAATAGCAGGCGACGCCGCGCTCCCAATTTACGGGTGAGCCCCGACAGCGCCGGAGGGCTGGCGGGGGCTCAAAGCAAGATAGAAGATTACGAAGCGCGCCTGCAGCATAGTCTCGAACTTCTGAAGCAACCTGCCACCGAAGTTCCAAAGAAATTGCATTTCGTCTGGCTGGGCGGAGGTTTGGGTGACATTCAATTGGACTATCTTCGCATCTGGAAAAAAACAATGCCCGACTTCTCTGTGAATGTCTGGCATGACCCGGACGGGTTATTAGTGCATGAAACCAATCGGATCATTGTCGAGGCGGCCAAAGCGGATACGTGGCTCAGCGAAGAAAACGCTGTTACATCAGCCAATGATCTGGCTGATCTCTATGAAGCGCGAGTAACGGCATTGAAACGCCAGATGTTCATGCATATCCAGCAGGCGCTTGAACAAGGTAAAAGTGCCGATGAGGCGCGTATCGATCTTTTGGTTAGTGGCTATGGTCGCGACGAAGCAGTCCTGCATGCGCTGAAGACAGAGAATGCCCAGGTCATGGGCAGTCTCAAAGAAGAAAATATCCAACTGCGCGATGTTCGAAAGCTTCAGACATTTTCTCGACTGGAAGATTTTTATAATCGTGAAATGTCCTTGCGCGGTAATCTCGCGGCCGCGTCGGACCTTGCGAGGTTGGTGGTGGTGCATGCCGAGGGTGGTGTCTACAGCGACGTGGATTTCTTGCCGCCACTGGCCAATGACCTGGCAGGTATCGAAGTCAATCAACTGATGCCCGACGCGCGGCTGGGTGTGTTGCAGTTGCTGTTAAACAATAACCCCCACTGGATGCCGGGTCGCGGGGCATTGCTCAATCGATACGAGGACTACAGCAAGCCTATTCCTGCGGAGCATCTCGAGGCGTTGGAACGATTCGCAAAAAGTGCCCCGCCGTTGGAGAAGGTATTTGTGCCGTTCACGCAGGGCAGCGCTCCGGCCGACAGTTTGCGATTGGCGAAAATTGAGGGGGGAGAGTCCAATGCGCTGATTGTCGCCCATCCCGGATCGGCGACATGCGAAGCCATCATCGAGCGCTTGCAGACTCACTATCAGGCGCTGCTCGCGGTCGAGCGAGAAGCCGGAAAGCGCAATATCGAATTTTTTCAGGCCGATCGCATATTCGAGCTCACCGGCGAAGTGCTCAAGGATGAATTCAATATCGTCAGCAATGAAGCGAGCATGGGTGAGGACCCAGCCACGAACTTATGCCTCGGGATCAGTGATTACTTCAGTGATGGCATTCGTCCGAAGAGTCAGGGCTCGATATTCCTGACGGGGCCGGGCGCTGTGCGAGCGGGTCTGCTGGAATATGCCCGCAGGTATTCCACGCCAAAAGTGGCTGAGCAGGTGCGCAAAGCCATTCGATTGAGCACCGGTTTCAACAACGCTACGGAGGAGGAGAAAGATCATTCATGGACGGAGAACGCTAAAAGCATCGACAACTGGTTCACGGCCGAAAAGGCTCGCTGGACCGAGGGGCGGATGCGAGCACGCTACGCAGCGGATTTAACAGAATTGCTCAAGTGGCGAAGCATCGATTTCCAGCAGGGCTGGCCGGTGATCGAAGGACGCCATGTGCTGTCCACCGATTTGTTGCAGCAACTGGCCGATAACCTCGGTGAGCCCTTCATGACGGCCATGAACCTTGGCCATACCGGTACAGTGACCTTCGACAGGCTCATTCCCCTGGGGTTTGATGACCGCCAGTCGATCGTTGCCCAAAGCGCCAGTGCGATGCCGCCAGCATCGTTGAGCGATTCACAGACGCAACCATTGACTGTCTCGCAAGTTCTGCACCAACTCGCCGAAGGTGACCTTGATGTCTCTCGGTTGAGCCCCTTGCAACGTCTGCAACTGGGGGCCTTGATCGGGGCAAAGGCGTTGGATAATCGCAGCTTCGAAACGGTTCGCCCGCAATTGGACAACTTGATCAATGGTTTCAGGAAACCTGGAACGGTCAACGATTACGCGACCATTGAGCGCGCATTGTTCGCTCATCAAGCGCCGGCATTCGTGGCGGGGTTGGCCAGCATGGCGGACGTTCTTCCCAGGCATGATGAAACCGCACTGGGCCTGAAGAAAATAAGCCTTGAACAACCGCTGACGTTACGTCAATGGGGCCAGCATGCTGCCCGTATCCAGCAGGCAGCGCTGCACGAGTATCGGGTCCGCGTCGTCATGCGGCTGAACGATATTCTGTCAGCGACTGATCCCGACAAGTTCAGGTCGGTACCGCAGGATCTGTTGCTCCAGGGGCCGGGCGATCGAGTGGCCGGGCGGTGTTATCCGTTATCCCTGGTGATGGCGGCAGCCTTTTCGAAGGGGCTGGGGGCGGTTAAAACCCTGTGCGATCGATTCGACCTGGCGATTGTCGAGCATGACACCCGTGATTCAGCGGTTTTCCTGCACAGTCTGGAGTCGATGCGTGACATGCGAGTTGGCGATGTAGGGAGTGCGCTGGCGCGCGCTGACCTGAAGGGGGTCGTCAGCATCCTGCTGAATAAGCCAACGGGTACGCTGATGCTCAATTCCGATAACCACGCCATGCTGGTCGCCAAGACGTCTGAAGGCAAAAGCAGTGCCTATCACTTCTACGATCCGAACTTCGGCGTGTTCGAGTTCGAAAGCGCAACAGATTTCGCCGAGGCGCTGGAGGCGTTTTTCGTCAAGCAAGGAATGGCCAGCCAATATGCCGCCTATGGTGATGCGGCTCGTCCCTCCTTCGACTTGATCGAGCTGGACGGCGCGCGAGTGACACGGGAGGTGTTACCCAATTCAGTGAGGGTTTCGGAACTGTTGCAACCCGACGCATTGCCAGGACAGTCGCAACGTTCGGTCAGGCAGCGCGTTGCCAGTGCCCGAGGGCAATCGTTGCAGGACAACCCGCGGCTGGGTAGTTGCCTGCTGACGTTGGATGGCCACTGGTGGGCGCAACAGATCGCCGAAACGGCCACTCACCTGCAGCAGATGAATAAGCTCAAGCCCGAACTCGCACCGTTGTTCGATACCCTGGAGGTCCTGTCGGACGGGACGTACCGGATGAGCATGATCGATCCCGCCGATTCTGAGCATCCCATCCAGATCCAGACGAATGACGCTCGTGTTTTGCGAATAAAGACCTACCTCACAGAACGTTTTTCAACGTTGGCCAACCACCCTACCGTTTCGAACGATCCCACGGCGGTGGGCAGCGTTCACACCTTGAACGCCGGTTTCGCCATACAAGCCTTGATGAACGCATTGAGGGGGCGGGAGGGGGACGCTCGCACGCTTTCCTGGGCGGTGCGATTGCATGCCTATGTCAACTACGCGCAATTAACACATGGCAACGTGACCGACATCGTCGAGCTGGTCGGTCTGATCCGCAAAGCGTTGGCGCAAGAGAAGCTGATTGCCAACACCGTCGCGCCAGTGGTCAAGGCCTCCGTGGGCACCACCGCGAGCGAAGCGACTGGAGGGCTCTTGCAGTTGGCGAATGTTGGGTTCGATATCTATCAATTAGCCAATGCAGACAGTGAAGTTGAACGTGCCCAGTTCGGCACCCAATTGGCTTTCGACTCGGCCGGGCTGGTGTTGTCGGGGGCGGCGTTAGGAGCCTCCGTGGTCGGCGCTGCGACAGCCGGGACGATGCTGGGTGGCGCTTCGGTGATACTGGGAGGGCTGGCGGTAGGGGTTGCGGCACTGGCCCAAGGATTCGCCACCATTGCCGAAGAAGCCAAGCAAGTCGGGCTGTTTTTCGATGAGGTGGAGCACGCCCATCTTCATCCCTTTAAGTTCAATGCTGGCTCGAACGCTTGGCTGCCGCGCCCGTCACTGATCGTCCAGACGGTGGACTTGGCTAGAGGCGTGCTGGTGCTGGACAGCCCTAAGTTGTATCCCCAGCGTGACCACCTTGGGGTACCGACGTTGGAATGGGATTACGAGCGAGCGATCAATATTCGTGAGGGGTTGAGACTGCCACATCAGGTCGGATTCGCACCGCCCGCCGGCCAGGGCATCGTTTTGCCCTGCACGCCACAGACTTGTTATTTATATGAATACAAGGCTCTGCCCGGCGCTACGACACGCAATGACAAAGGTTTTGACACGGGGCGACGTCTGGAAGAGAACACTGCCGGTAAGTGGCTGTTTGATTTCTGGGGGCCGTGGGAATACATAGTCCATCGCCTATTCAATCCTGACTTTCGGCCAACGCGGATCGATGTGGTACTCGATGACAATGCTCGTTCATTGGTTGTGCCAGTACTGCCTGCAAACTGGCATGGCCTGGTCTCTTATCAGATCCAGGGGGCAGGCAATCAATGCGCAGTGCGGCTCAATCCCGGCGTGAGCGTTACTTTCGATTCGGTGCGACCGTTGAACTCGAGTTGGGTACTCGATGCCCCTGGAGCGAAGGAAAGCGATATTCGGTTCGAGTCTTCCGGGAACAAAATCTCCATTGGTGAAATTGAGGTTTCCTTCACTGGAACAGGACAACACGGGGTTCTGATCCGGATCGGCACTGAGCAGCTATTTCAAGTGGATTGGAGCACGCGTCTGCTCAATGTTGTCGAGCAGGTGGTGCCATCGGGACTGGATCAACAGGTATTGCGGGAGCATCTCAAGGCCCTGAACCACCAGCATCGCCTGGTGGCGCCCTATACGCCGGTACATGATTATCTGGTTCCATTCGAAGACCCGAAAGAAAACCGACGCGTCATCGCCTGGTACGATGCAAAAGAGGACCGCTTTCTCTACATCCGTGACGAACTCGTAGGCGATGAGCCGACGTTTCTGGGGGCGGTAGTGAATGGTTATGCCTGGTTCTACGATCCGAAAGACCTAAGGATCTGCCAGGTCGATGCCACCACCGGCGTGCTGAGTCGGCTCTATTGGCTATGGGGATCCATGACTGAGGACGCGGTAATCAAAAGTGTCGAGGCAGACGCACAGGGGATCATCCATGTCGTACAGCACATCACTCGCAAGGGCGGGGTCCATGATGAGCTGGCCTATGTGATTTACGATGAGCAACTGCTGCTGACTTCAGTCATCCGAGACCTCGACACTGAGTTGGAAACGCTCCTGAGCGCCAGCCAACACTTGAGCGAATGGTCAAAAGTGCTCCCCGATGGCTACGTCTATGCGCCATCCTTCGGCAACGAGCACACCTACGAGACCGTCACTTGGCAACCGGCTCCCTTTGTAACCGTCTGTTGGAAGCCAGATGAAGCGTACCGGGATATGGCCTGGGTACGTCGCGACGACAATCTGATCATTCGTCCCGCCCCAAGACCCAGGCATCATCGTGGTTGGCCTGACTCCATAAAGCATATGACCGGGCTGAGGCTGTTGGCGCAAGCAGGGGAAGGCGATGCGTTTGCCATTTATGACGAAACTTACAAGGCCGTGTGCCGCAGGCAGCGAACTGTCGTGGACGGCATAGGACAGTGGTCCAACCGGTGGATGCAGACCGGGAACGTAAAGGAGGTTTTTGTTGCCCACCATGGATACGTGGCCGCGACTTTCGATGACGTGTTCTTTGACCTGACCAGCGAAGGAGCCTTGGTGCTGGGCGGCGTGAACAACCAGTGGTTCAAGAATCAAGAGCAGGCTTGGTGGCCTGCGTTGGAACCATTGGCCCGGCGGCATTCCATTGAACGCTTTGCTCTTATGGGCTTGACCGATTCCAGCGGTAAAACCAGCTTGTACGCCTGGTACATCGACAACCGGCTATTACTGGTGGATTCGAGGCAGGCAACGCAAGTCCGCCTGCTGGACGTAACGCCGGATGGCGAAGCTGCCTGGTTATTCGACGTTGAGAGGGGCGAGGTATTGCGCCAGTCCCTCATCGACCTGAAACAGGCAGGGGCCGCGTTCGGGCAAGGGTCGCGATTGCTACAGGCTGATGTATTGCTCGAGGCGGAGCGTGAGTGGGCGCCCTGGCGGTTTATCGGGCTGGTGGCCGATGGGCCGGGACTGCGAGGCGTCACCTATGAGGGGCTGGTGGTCAGACTGCGCGATCATGAGCCGGCAATGATCACTGGCGTCACCCATGAGTGGGTAGTCGCCCAGGGCGGTCATGAACAGGAGGCACTTGAGCGGCTGGCCAGCTCCCCGTCCCACAGCGCACTGCTGACGGTGGAGGAGCCCGACAACCTGACGTGGTTCGTCGCCCGGACCGGGCAGGTCATCCGAGTGCCCAAGGCGGCCCTTCCGGCCGCATATGAAGTGCTGGGAACCCAGCGGCGGAACAATGTATTACTTCGCGAAAGCAAGAAAGGGACATTGCTGACTTTTCCGCGGGAGGGGCAAGCTGGGCCGCTCAACTATGCCCAGCGCAAAGGCGAAGTAATGGTCGTCGAGAGCCAGGGAACCCTCCTCGATGATCTCCTGGCAGTGATGCCTGACGATGTCACCACCGTGGTCTTGCGCGTGGGTCAAGGTGCGGTGACTTACCGATTATCGAAATCGGCCTGGCGGCGGGTTGGGTCGGTCATTCTCGACTGCCGGCATTCGCTGGGCGACGTGGCGACAACGCCCGGCAAGGTGATCTGGGAACTCGAAGAGCCCGACCAATTGCTGTTGAGCCATGTCGATGAGCATTTGGTGATCATTGACCCGAACAGCGGATGCAGTGTGGTCTGTCGTGAAGTGTTTGCCACTGATGTCAACTTACGTGGCGAGGTCGTGCTCGACTTCGGTGCGAACCGACACTATGCCGTTTCGACGCTCGTAGCGCGGTTAGGCGCTTTGCCAGACATTCAGAGCGTTACTACGCTGGAGGAACTTTTGGAGTTGTCGCTGGAAACAATATGA
- a CDS encoding MarC family protein yields the protein MLHVLFSVYLKMLVLYSPFFVLSCFIGLTRGYSRKEQRRLAWKVATATLVSSVLLYLFGRVIFSVFGITVDAFRIGAGSVLFISALGMAQGKSAVQTDNVQQDVTIVPLTIPLTVGPGTIGALLVMGVSQPHWDDKLMAIISIALASFTVGVVLYLSSRIERILGDQGLQIVSRLMGLFVCALAAQIIFTGVRGYLVP from the coding sequence ATGCTCCATGTGCTGTTCAGCGTTTACCTGAAAATGTTGGTGCTCTACAGCCCCTTCTTCGTACTGTCGTGTTTTATCGGCTTGACTCGAGGCTACTCGCGCAAGGAACAGCGTCGCCTGGCCTGGAAGGTCGCGACCGCGACGCTGGTCTCGAGCGTATTGCTGTACTTGTTTGGCAGGGTGATTTTCAGCGTGTTCGGCATCACCGTGGACGCGTTCCGCATTGGCGCCGGCAGCGTGTTGTTTATTTCGGCGCTGGGCATGGCCCAGGGCAAGTCGGCGGTTCAGACCGACAATGTCCAGCAGGACGTGACCATCGTCCCGCTGACCATCCCCTTGACCGTCGGCCCTGGCACCATCGGTGCCCTGCTGGTGATGGGCGTGAGCCAGCCGCACTGGGACGACAAACTCATGGCCATCATCAGTATCGCCTTGGCGAGTTTCACCGTGGGCGTGGTGCTTTATCTGTCCAGCCGCATCGAGCGGATTCTGGGCGACCAGGGCTTGCAGATTGTCAGCCGGTTGATGGGGCTGTTTGTCTGCGCCCTGGCGGCGCAGATCATCTTTACGGGAGTGAGAGGCTATCTGGTGCCATAA
- a CDS encoding hybrid sensor histidine kinase/response regulator encodes MRWLRIAIGLTVTLLTLLCVLPALAAPGSGWAILLDEQGDLKLSDIRSARYTNQFSPIDLDHLKAAEPGGALWLRFRLAPDKHEQILRIFAPDLLRLNLYVLDGDALVDQQINGNALPSFEQPVPSSDFILALPRSDKTLDVYLRLASRYELRPYVTLQPAVMAAADQNQTLIYGLLFGCIAMLILHNLTRYAYTRSRSCLWLAACEGLLMLSLVLLLNLAGAWLPNWPAIQTPGAYLALLLTAPCGLMFAYRYFAPLGSHPLNRLLLGEIVFIMLCSLLLLFVNTLPLNIMTYALVALAGLSMLFVSAWHWQKGYRPARLFVAAMVVFNLGTLIILPALQGLTEVAPQGLIVTLLVIICISGLLMSVALGERQRSINESRFSISRDLAASNAEINAKAEFLAKISHEIRTPMNGVLGMTELLLGTPLSVKQRDYVQTIHSAGNELLTLINEILDISRLESGQIELDDVQFDLNALIEDCLSIFRAKAEQQNVELISFIQPQVPRVISGDPTRLRQALLSLLENALKKTDEGEVLIVVALDERSDKPRLRIAVQDSGSPMDAEERDMLMHAELHSKNVLSATRLGGNLGLVIARQLIMLMHGEFGIKSGSNQGSTLWLTLPLDPDRLEHPTSDLDGPLQGARVLVVDDNDTCRKVLVQQCSAWGLNVSAVPSGKEALALLRTKAHLRDYFDVVLLDQNMPGMTGMQLAAKIKEDPSLNHDILLIMLTGISNAPSKVVARNSGVKRILAKPVAGYTLKTTLADELNQRNKGQAPNIPVNAGPPVTVKVPSDFRILVAEDNSISTKVIRGMLGKLNLQPDTASNGEEALKAMKEHRYDLVLMDCEMPILDGFSATQQLRAWEMGNQRTRTPVVALTAHILAEHKERARQAGMDGHMAKPVELSQLRELIEHWVAQRDQQNHTAQTS; translated from the coding sequence GTGCGCTGGCTCAGGATTGCCATAGGCTTGACCGTTACCCTGCTGACGCTGCTCTGCGTGCTCCCGGCCCTGGCCGCGCCCGGCAGTGGCTGGGCGATATTGCTCGACGAACAGGGCGATCTGAAACTGAGCGACATCCGCTCAGCCCGCTATACCAATCAATTCAGCCCCATTGACCTGGACCACCTCAAGGCAGCCGAGCCGGGTGGAGCCCTGTGGCTGCGCTTCCGACTGGCCCCCGACAAGCATGAGCAGATACTGCGCATTTTCGCGCCTGACCTGTTGCGCCTGAATCTCTACGTACTGGACGGCGATGCCCTGGTTGATCAACAGATCAACGGCAATGCGCTGCCAAGCTTCGAACAACCCGTGCCCAGCAGCGATTTCATACTGGCACTGCCTCGCAGCGATAAAACCCTCGACGTCTACCTGAGGCTGGCATCCCGTTACGAACTGCGCCCCTACGTCACCCTGCAACCGGCCGTCATGGCGGCAGCCGACCAGAATCAGACGTTGATCTATGGGCTGCTATTCGGCTGCATCGCCATGCTGATCCTGCACAACCTCACCCGCTACGCCTACACCCGGTCACGTAGTTGCCTGTGGTTGGCGGCCTGTGAAGGACTGCTGATGCTCAGCCTGGTCCTGCTGCTGAACCTGGCCGGCGCCTGGCTGCCAAACTGGCCGGCGATCCAGACGCCAGGTGCTTACTTGGCCCTGCTGCTGACAGCACCCTGTGGCTTGATGTTCGCCTATCGCTACTTCGCGCCGCTGGGATCGCATCCGCTGAACCGGCTGTTGCTGGGCGAAATTGTCTTCATCATGCTGTGCAGCCTGTTGCTGCTGTTCGTCAACACGCTGCCGCTCAATATCATGACCTACGCACTGGTGGCCTTGGCCGGTCTGAGCATGCTGTTCGTCAGCGCCTGGCATTGGCAGAAGGGCTATCGCCCGGCACGGCTGTTTGTCGCCGCCATGGTGGTGTTCAACCTGGGTACGCTGATCATTCTCCCGGCGCTGCAAGGATTGACGGAAGTCGCCCCCCAGGGACTGATCGTCACGCTGCTGGTAATCATCTGCATCAGCGGCCTGCTGATGAGCGTCGCGTTAGGCGAGCGACAGCGATCGATAAACGAAAGTCGCTTCAGTATCAGCCGCGACCTGGCGGCAAGTAACGCCGAGATCAACGCCAAGGCTGAATTCCTGGCCAAGATCAGCCATGAGATCCGCACTCCGATGAACGGCGTGCTGGGCATGACGGAACTGCTGCTAGGCACGCCGCTATCGGTCAAGCAGCGCGATTACGTACAGACAATCCATAGCGCCGGCAATGAACTGCTCACCCTGATCAACGAAATCCTCGACATTTCCCGTCTCGAGTCGGGTCAGATCGAATTGGACGATGTGCAGTTTGACCTCAACGCACTGATCGAGGACTGCCTGAGTATCTTCCGCGCCAAAGCCGAACAGCAAAATGTCGAGCTGATCAGTTTCATCCAGCCCCAGGTACCGCGGGTGATCAGCGGCGATCCGACACGGCTGCGCCAGGCGCTGCTGAGCCTGCTGGAAAATGCCTTGAAGAAAACCGATGAAGGCGAGGTATTGATCGTCGTCGCCCTCGACGAGCGCAGCGATAAGCCACGCCTGCGCATCGCAGTGCAGGACAGCGGATCGCCCATGGACGCCGAAGAGCGCGACATGCTGATGCACGCCGAACTGCACAGCAAGAATGTCCTCTCGGCCACGCGGCTGGGTGGCAACCTGGGCCTGGTCATCGCGCGCCAGTTGATCATGCTGATGCATGGCGAATTCGGCATCAAGAGCGGCAGCAACCAGGGCAGTACCTTATGGCTGACCTTGCCGCTGGACCCGGATCGCCTTGAGCACCCGACCTCCGACCTCGACGGCCCGCTGCAAGGGGCACGTGTGTTGGTCGTCGATGACAACGATACCTGCCGCAAGGTGCTGGTCCAGCAATGCAGCGCCTGGGGCCTGAATGTCAGCGCGGTTCCCTCGGGAAAGGAAGCCCTGGCGCTGCTGCGTACCAAGGCTCACCTGCGAGATTATTTCGACGTGGTGTTGCTGGACCAGAACATGCCTGGCATGACTGGCATGCAACTGGCTGCCAAGATCAAGGAAGACCCGAGCCTGAACCACGACATCCTGCTGATCATGCTGACCGGCATCAGCAACGCCCCGAGCAAGGTTGTGGCGCGCAACAGCGGGGTCAAGCGCATCCTTGCCAAACCGGTGGCCGGCTATACACTCAAGACCACCCTGGCGGACGAACTGAACCAGCGCAACAAAGGCCAGGCGCCGAACATCCCGGTCAACGCCGGCCCTCCCGTTACGGTAAAGGTACCCAGCGACTTCCGCATCCTGGTGGCCGAAGACAACAGTATTTCCACCAAAGTCATCCGCGGCATGCTCGGCAAGCTCAACCTGCAACCCGACACTGCCAGCAATGGCGAAGAAGCGCTCAAGGCCATGAAGGAGCACCGCTACGACCTGGTCCTGATGGATTGCGAGATGCCGATCCTCGACGGTTTTTCCGCCACCCAGCAACTGCGGGCCTGGGAAATGGGAAACCAACGGACACGTACCCCCGTGGTAGCGCTCACCGCTCACATCCTGGCCGAACACAAGGAGCGCGCCCGCCAAGCCGGAATGGACGGACACATGGCCAAGCCGGTGGAGCTGTCGCAGCTGCGCGAACTGATCGAACACTGGGTGGCCCAGCGCGACCAGCAGAACCACACGGCGCAAACGTCCTGA